The proteins below come from a single Plantactinospora sp. KBS50 genomic window:
- a CDS encoding ATP-dependent DNA helicase RecQ: protein MSTERTAVRERAEAVLRRLAGVDARLRDDQWRAIEALVVDKRRVLCVQRTGWGKSAVYFVATALLRDGVGAGAAGPGDAPGTGAGATVIVSPLLALMRNQVEAAARAGIRARTINSANLDEWAEITAEITAGSVDVLLISPERLNNPDFRDTVLPRLAATTGLLVVDEAHCVSDWGHDFRPDYRRLRTFLANLPAGTPVLATTATANARVTADVAEQLSADASGQLGGDALVLRGPLDRESLRLAVLDLPSPAHRLGWLADRLERLPGSGIIYTLTVAAAMETADFLAARGYAVAAYTGQAEDADRRAAEQDLLDNKLKALVATSALGMGFDKPDLGFVVHLGAPPSPIAYYQQVGRAGRAVQHAEVLLLPGAEDAAIWRYFASLAFPPEEQVRRVLDALHPDRPLSTQALEPIVDLRRARLELMLKVLDVDGAVRRVRGGWVATGQPWVYDAARLRRVAEARDAEQRAMREYAATPGCRMRFLRDCLDDSTAADCGRCDRCADARFDPEVSPAALGAATAFLRRPGVQVQPKKLWPTGLEAVGVPLKGRIPPAEQLLPGRAVGRLSDLGWGGRLRALLGPEAPDGDVPDDLVAAVVEVLKDWAHGDDPWPRRPAGVVAVASRRRPRLVRSLAERIAAVGRLPLLGAVVPTDAAAEAGGVEPVSEAVPPGAASGAGGARGNSAQRVRALHGALGVPPELAAAVAGADGPVLLVDDLVDSGWTMAMAGRLLRRAGAADVLPLALAVAG from the coding sequence ATGAGCACGGAGCGCACGGCGGTACGCGAGCGGGCCGAGGCGGTGCTGCGCCGGCTGGCCGGGGTGGACGCGCGGTTGCGGGACGACCAGTGGCGGGCCATCGAGGCGCTGGTGGTCGACAAGCGGCGGGTCCTCTGCGTGCAACGCACCGGATGGGGCAAGTCGGCCGTCTACTTCGTGGCCACCGCGCTGCTCCGCGACGGTGTCGGGGCGGGTGCCGCCGGCCCCGGGGACGCACCGGGCACCGGGGCCGGGGCGACGGTGATCGTGTCGCCGCTGCTGGCGCTCATGCGCAACCAGGTCGAGGCGGCCGCCCGGGCCGGGATCCGGGCCCGCACGATCAACTCGGCGAATCTCGACGAGTGGGCCGAGATCACCGCAGAGATCACCGCGGGCAGCGTGGACGTGTTGCTGATCAGCCCGGAACGCCTCAACAACCCGGACTTCCGGGACACCGTGCTGCCCCGGCTCGCGGCCACCACCGGGTTGCTCGTGGTGGACGAGGCACACTGCGTCTCCGACTGGGGGCACGACTTCCGGCCGGACTACCGCCGGCTGCGCACCTTCCTGGCGAACCTGCCGGCCGGCACCCCGGTGCTGGCCACCACCGCCACCGCGAACGCCCGGGTGACCGCGGACGTCGCCGAGCAGCTCAGCGCCGATGCCAGCGGCCAGTTGGGTGGGGACGCCCTGGTGCTGCGCGGCCCGCTGGACCGGGAGTCCCTGCGGCTCGCCGTGCTCGATCTGCCGAGCCCGGCGCACCGGCTCGGCTGGCTGGCCGACCGCCTGGAGCGGCTGCCCGGCTCGGGGATCATCTACACCCTCACCGTGGCGGCGGCGATGGAGACGGCGGACTTCCTGGCGGCCCGCGGGTACGCCGTGGCGGCCTACACCGGGCAGGCGGAGGACGCGGACCGGCGCGCGGCCGAACAGGATCTGCTGGACAACAAGCTCAAGGCGTTGGTGGCCACCAGCGCGCTGGGGATGGGGTTCGACAAGCCGGACCTGGGCTTCGTGGTGCACCTCGGCGCGCCGCCGTCGCCCATCGCGTACTACCAGCAGGTCGGCCGGGCCGGTCGGGCGGTCCAGCACGCCGAGGTGCTGCTGCTGCCCGGCGCGGAGGACGCGGCGATCTGGCGCTACTTCGCCTCGCTCGCCTTCCCGCCGGAGGAACAGGTGCGCCGGGTGCTGGACGCGTTGCATCCGGACCGCCCGCTGTCGACGCAGGCGCTGGAGCCGATCGTCGACCTGCGCCGGGCCCGGCTGGAGCTGATGCTCAAGGTGCTCGACGTGGACGGCGCGGTCCGGCGGGTCCGCGGCGGCTGGGTGGCCACCGGGCAGCCGTGGGTCTACGACGCCGCCCGGTTGCGCCGGGTCGCCGAGGCCCGCGACGCCGAGCAGCGGGCCATGCGCGAGTACGCGGCGACGCCGGGTTGCCGGATGCGGTTCCTGCGGGACTGCCTGGACGATTCCACGGCGGCGGACTGCGGCCGGTGTGATCGCTGTGCGGACGCGCGGTTCGATCCGGAGGTGTCCCCGGCGGCGCTCGGCGCGGCGACCGCGTTCCTTCGCCGGCCGGGTGTGCAGGTGCAGCCGAAGAAGCTCTGGCCCACCGGGCTGGAGGCGGTCGGCGTGCCGTTGAAGGGTCGGATCCCGCCCGCCGAGCAGTTGCTGCCGGGCCGGGCCGTGGGCCGGCTGTCCGACCTCGGCTGGGGCGGGCGGCTGCGGGCGCTGCTCGGACCGGAGGCGCCGGATGGCGACGTACCGGATGATCTGGTCGCCGCGGTGGTCGAGGTGCTGAAGGACTGGGCGCACGGCGACGACCCGTGGCCGCGCCGGCCGGCGGGCGTCGTGGCGGTGGCGTCCCGGCGCCGGCCGCGGTTGGTGCGTTCGCTGGCCGAGCGGATCGCGGCGGTGGGCAGGCTGCCGTTGCTCGGTGCGGTCGTTCCCACGGACGCCGCGGCGGAGGCCGGCGGCGTCGAGCCGGTGTCCGAGGCCGTCCCGCCGGGCGCCGCGTCGGGGGCCGGCGGTGCGCGCGGCAACAGCGCCCAGCGGGTACGCGCGCTGCACGGTGCCCTCGGCGTGCCACCCGAGTTGGCGGCGGCGGTCGCCGGTGCGGACGGCCCGGTGCTGCTGGTGGACGACCTGGTCGACTCCGGCTGGACGATGGCGATGGCCGGCCGGCTGCTGCGCCGGGCCGGCGCCGCGGACGTGCTGCCGCTCGCCCTGGCCGTCGCCGGCTGA
- a CDS encoding SAM-dependent methyltransferase, with protein sequence MPESLDEALAEVRSLLLGPDLSRAVAAGRQRGRTPSVVRAELRPVTIKAGPRLQIATFDGARPHTRNVAGAEADAAVDALLAEPFGNWHVETATATLQVRITKKGAAQVHRAAADRVPAPVAGHDRVKEHLLDPGDPLFAAVGGSAAKRRQVDAFLRALEATLPADLTGPLRVVDLGCGNAYLSFAAYRYLTGRGLAVDLVGVDVREDQRRRNTALAEQLDCAESVRFVAGSILDVEVADPPDLVLALHACDTATDEALARAVRWGARWVLAAPCCHHDIAAQLRRTEPPQPYDPLTRHGILRERFADVLTDSLRAALLRLHGYRVDVVEFVESQHTPRNLLIRARRSGSAGTPEQVADYRALVAQWRVAPALERLLGTAPEPRTPAEAA encoded by the coding sequence ATGCCCGAATCCCTGGACGAGGCGCTCGCCGAGGTCCGGTCCCTGCTGCTGGGGCCGGACCTCAGCCGTGCCGTGGCCGCCGGCCGGCAGCGCGGCCGTACCCCCTCGGTGGTCCGGGCCGAACTGCGGCCGGTGACCATCAAGGCCGGCCCGCGCCTGCAGATCGCCACCTTCGACGGCGCCCGGCCGCACACCCGCAACGTCGCCGGCGCCGAGGCGGACGCGGCGGTCGACGCGCTGCTGGCCGAGCCGTTCGGCAACTGGCACGTGGAGACCGCCACCGCCACCCTCCAGGTACGGATCACCAAGAAGGGCGCGGCCCAGGTGCACCGGGCGGCGGCGGACCGGGTGCCGGCACCGGTGGCCGGCCACGACCGGGTGAAGGAACACCTGCTCGATCCGGGTGACCCGCTGTTCGCCGCCGTCGGTGGCAGCGCCGCCAAGCGGCGCCAGGTGGACGCCTTCCTGCGCGCCCTGGAGGCCACCCTGCCGGCCGACCTGACCGGCCCGCTGCGGGTGGTGGACCTCGGCTGCGGCAACGCGTACCTGAGCTTCGCCGCGTACCGCTACCTGACCGGGCGGGGACTGGCGGTCGACCTCGTCGGGGTGGACGTCCGGGAGGATCAGCGCCGGCGCAACACGGCACTGGCCGAGCAGCTCGACTGCGCCGAGTCGGTCCGCTTCGTGGCCGGCAGCATCCTGGACGTCGAGGTGGCCGACCCGCCCGACCTGGTGCTCGCGCTGCACGCCTGCGACACCGCCACGGACGAGGCCCTGGCCCGGGCGGTGCGCTGGGGCGCCCGCTGGGTGCTCGCCGCGCCCTGCTGCCACCATGACATCGCGGCCCAGCTGCGCCGCACCGAACCGCCGCAGCCGTACGACCCGCTCACCCGGCACGGCATCCTGCGGGAGCGGTTCGCCGACGTGCTCACCGACTCGCTCCGGGCCGCGCTGCTGCGGTTGCACGGCTACCGGGTGGACGTGGTCGAGTTCGTCGAGTCCCAGCACACCCCGCGCAACCTGCTGATCCGGGCCCGGCGTTCCGGCTCCGCCGGCACGCCGGAGCAGGTGGCGGACTACCGCGCGCTGGTGGCGCAGTGGCGGGTCGCGCCCGCCCTGGAACGGCTGCTGGGCACGGCACCCGAGCCGCGGACCCCCGCCGAGGCGGCCTGA
- a CDS encoding branched-chain amino acid ABC transporter permease has product MSTIVLLTLTGLGLSALYFLVASGLSLVFGLADVLNFAHGLFLSVGAYGTWWAAGHLPGAGPSGLGFVVAVAFGVLAGAAVGALVELVLIRPLYARPIEQVLVTVGLSLAGVALLQATWGADPRTFPRPEWTQRVSTVLGAKVPNSGLLLIVSAALVLLALLVFLRRTRYGLVVRAGVENREMVTALGIDVRRAFTLVFAIGGAAAALAGALGGVYFGSVSPGQGGSLLIFAFIVVVIGGMGSVVGSAYAAVAVGLLQQFVNYYGTSGAGDVCVVALLALVLLVRPQGIAGKVATA; this is encoded by the coding sequence GTGAGCACGATCGTCCTGCTGACGCTGACCGGCCTGGGCCTGTCGGCGCTGTACTTCCTGGTGGCCTCCGGGCTGTCGCTGGTGTTCGGCCTGGCCGACGTGCTGAACTTCGCGCACGGCCTGTTCCTGTCGGTCGGCGCGTACGGCACCTGGTGGGCGGCGGGCCACCTGCCCGGCGCCGGCCCGAGCGGCCTGGGCTTCGTCGTGGCGGTCGCCTTCGGGGTGCTGGCCGGCGCGGCGGTCGGCGCGCTTGTCGAGCTGGTGCTGATCCGGCCGCTGTACGCGCGCCCGATCGAACAGGTGCTGGTCACGGTCGGCCTCTCGCTGGCCGGGGTGGCGCTGTTGCAGGCCACCTGGGGTGCCGATCCGCGCACGTTCCCGCGGCCGGAGTGGACTCAGCGGGTCAGCACGGTGCTCGGGGCCAAGGTGCCGAACTCCGGCCTGCTGCTGATCGTGTCCGCCGCGCTGGTGCTGCTGGCGCTGCTGGTCTTCCTGCGCCGCACACGCTACGGCCTGGTCGTCCGGGCCGGCGTGGAGAACCGGGAGATGGTGACGGCGCTCGGCATCGACGTGCGGCGGGCCTTCACGCTGGTCTTCGCGATCGGCGGCGCGGCGGCGGCGCTGGCCGGCGCGCTCGGCGGGGTCTACTTCGGCTCGGTGTCGCCCGGCCAGGGCGGCTCGCTGCTGATCTTCGCCTTCATCGTGGTGGTGATCGGCGGGATGGGCTCGGTGGTCGGTTCGGCGTACGCGGCCGTGGCCGTCGGGCTGCTCCAGCAGTTCGTCAACTACTACGGCACGTCCGGCGCCGGGGACGTCTGCGTGGTCGCGTTGCTCGCGCTGGTGCTGCTGGTCCGCCCGCAGGGCATCGCCGGAAAGGTGGCCACCGCATGA
- a CDS encoding ABC transporter ATP-binding protein, whose product MLAARALSWRIGEVAIVDRVNFDLAAGEFLGMIGPNGAGKTSLFNLVTGVRRPTEGRILLGGRDVANLPPHRRARLGLGRTFQSSSVFGSLSVRENVRLAVQAYLGGSMRLWRRAAADREVVAAADAALDRVGLAHRGGALAGTLAHGEKRKLEIALLLAGEPRVLLLDEPMAGVSAEDVPELVEVIRSLTGDGRSVLMVEHHMDVILRLADRIAVMHHGALLACDTPETVMANPTVQEAYLGESL is encoded by the coding sequence GTGCTCGCGGCCCGCGCCCTGAGCTGGCGGATCGGCGAGGTGGCCATCGTCGACAGGGTGAACTTCGACCTGGCGGCCGGCGAGTTCCTCGGCATGATCGGGCCGAACGGCGCGGGTAAGACCTCGCTGTTCAACCTGGTCACCGGGGTTCGCCGGCCCACCGAGGGGCGGATCCTGCTCGGCGGTCGGGACGTGGCGAACCTGCCGCCACACCGCCGCGCCCGGCTGGGGCTGGGCCGTACCTTCCAGTCCTCGTCGGTCTTCGGCTCCCTTTCGGTACGCGAGAACGTGCGGCTCGCCGTCCAGGCGTACCTGGGTGGGTCCATGCGGTTGTGGCGGCGGGCCGCCGCCGACCGGGAGGTGGTGGCCGCGGCCGACGCGGCGCTGGACCGGGTCGGGCTGGCACACCGGGGCGGTGCGCTGGCGGGGACGCTCGCGCACGGCGAGAAGCGCAAGCTGGAGATCGCGTTGCTGCTCGCCGGCGAACCGCGGGTGCTGCTGCTCGACGAGCCGATGGCCGGGGTCAGCGCCGAGGACGTGCCGGAGCTGGTCGAGGTGATCAGGTCGCTGACCGGCGACGGCCGCTCGGTGCTGATGGTGGAGCACCACATGGACGTGATCCTGCGGCTGGCCGACCGGATCGCGGTCATGCACCACGGCGCCCTGCTCGCCTGCGACACCCCGGAGACGGTGATGGCCAACCCCACCGTCCAGGAGGCCTACCTCGGGGAGTCGCTGTGA
- a CDS encoding NlpC/P60 family protein, whose product MVTLGATPGVARAAPDPAGTARQLSDASERLEVVVEDYNDLHEELLDTTARIAALDAELVSLEQRLADRRGQVALIASTAYRTGRTDTVAMVAVLDGTTSDLVESLMTLERLGRDQRSALNELTDTRDRLALARRNAKALAAAQRTEEHQLDQRKRQIESDIARLTELRRAAGAAAESGAVDAPAPPAGNGAGAKAVRFAYAQLGKNYRWGASGPDGYDCSGLTSAAWAAAGVRLPHNAARQWQAVTRVGRSALRPGDLVFYYPSIHHVAIYIGGGKMIHAPRTGERIRIDSVDSQPVHGYGRPG is encoded by the coding sequence ATGGTCACGCTCGGCGCGACGCCCGGGGTGGCCCGCGCCGCACCCGACCCGGCTGGGACCGCACGACAGCTCAGCGACGCCTCCGAACGGCTGGAGGTGGTGGTCGAGGACTACAACGACCTGCACGAGGAACTCCTCGACACCACCGCCCGGATCGCCGCCCTCGACGCCGAACTGGTGTCGCTGGAGCAGCGCCTCGCGGACCGCCGCGGCCAGGTGGCCCTGATCGCGTCCACCGCGTACCGCACCGGCCGGACCGACACGGTGGCGATGGTCGCCGTGCTCGACGGCACCACAAGCGACCTGGTCGAGTCGCTGATGACGCTGGAGCGGCTCGGTCGGGACCAGCGCAGCGCGCTGAACGAACTCACCGACACCCGGGACCGGCTCGCGCTGGCCCGCCGCAACGCCAAGGCGCTGGCGGCCGCGCAGCGGACCGAGGAACACCAGCTCGACCAGCGCAAACGGCAGATCGAAAGCGACATCGCCCGGCTCACCGAGCTGCGTCGGGCCGCGGGTGCGGCCGCGGAGTCCGGCGCGGTGGACGCTCCGGCGCCACCGGCCGGCAACGGCGCCGGGGCGAAGGCCGTCCGGTTCGCGTACGCCCAGCTCGGCAAGAACTACCGGTGGGGGGCCAGCGGGCCCGACGGGTACGACTGCTCGGGCCTCACCTCGGCGGCGTGGGCCGCGGCCGGCGTACGGCTGCCGCACAACGCGGCCCGCCAGTGGCAGGCGGTGACCCGGGTCGGCCGATCCGCGCTCCGCCCCGGCGACCTCGTCTTCTACTACCCGTCCATCCATCACGTCGCCATCTACATCGGCGGCGGCAAGATGATCCACGCGCCCCGCACCGGGGAGCGCATCCGGATCGACTCGGTCGACTCGCAACCCGTGCACGGCTACGGCCGGCCAGGCTGA
- a CDS encoding substrate-binding domain-containing protein, which yields MTVRTTRRAFVTAGLLATALAATACGSPQDTANGDDSAPVKVGLVYSQSGALATYGKQYIEGFKAGLSYATKGSNKVGDRAIEVTEVDDAGDPAKAVSAAKDLIGKGYKILGGSTASGVALQVAPIAAQNKVLFVSGPAATDGVTGINRYTFRSGRQSYQDVLTAKSFIGDATGKKVVVFGQDSAFGKANEAAVQAVIGGAGATVSSVLAPASATDFTPFATQLKAAKPDLLFVAWAGTTAPAMWQTLDQQGVLSSTTVVTGLDIRASWPTFGAAGSKISFLSHYFDGATDNEAAKAAKDAVPGGTLDLFHPDGFAAAQMIVHAIEQGADDVDKMIAGLEGWSFDGVKGKMTVRAEDHALLQPMFQVKLSGSGTDYTAQLVKALTPDECAPPAATMKG from the coding sequence ATGACGGTCCGGACGACGCGGCGGGCATTCGTCACCGCCGGCCTACTGGCCACCGCACTGGCCGCGACGGCCTGCGGCAGCCCGCAGGACACCGCCAACGGCGACGACAGCGCCCCGGTCAAGGTCGGTCTGGTCTACTCCCAGTCGGGAGCCCTGGCCACTTACGGAAAGCAGTACATCGAAGGCTTCAAGGCTGGCCTGTCGTACGCGACGAAGGGCAGCAACAAGGTCGGTGACCGGGCCATCGAGGTCACCGAGGTGGACGACGCCGGTGACCCGGCCAAGGCGGTCTCCGCGGCCAAGGACCTGATCGGCAAGGGCTACAAGATCCTCGGCGGCTCGACGGCATCCGGCGTCGCGCTCCAGGTCGCCCCGATCGCGGCGCAGAACAAGGTGCTGTTCGTGTCCGGCCCGGCCGCCACCGACGGGGTCACCGGGATCAACCGGTACACCTTCCGCTCGGGCCGGCAGTCGTACCAGGACGTACTCACCGCCAAGTCGTTCATCGGGGACGCGACCGGCAAGAAGGTCGTGGTGTTCGGCCAGGACAGCGCGTTCGGCAAGGCCAACGAGGCGGCGGTGCAGGCGGTCATCGGCGGCGCCGGCGCCACCGTGAGCAGCGTGCTCGCCCCGGCCAGCGCCACCGACTTCACCCCGTTCGCCACCCAGCTCAAGGCCGCCAAGCCGGACCTGCTCTTCGTGGCCTGGGCCGGCACCACCGCCCCGGCCATGTGGCAGACCCTGGACCAGCAGGGCGTGCTCAGCTCCACCACCGTGGTCACCGGGCTGGACATCCGGGCCTCGTGGCCCACCTTCGGCGCGGCCGGCAGCAAGATCTCGTTCCTGTCCCACTACTTCGACGGTGCGACCGACAACGAGGCGGCCAAGGCCGCGAAGGACGCCGTACCCGGCGGCACGCTCGACCTGTTCCACCCGGACGGTTTCGCGGCGGCCCAGATGATCGTGCACGCCATCGAGCAGGGCGCCGACGACGTCGACAAGATGATCGCGGGTCTGGAGGGCTGGAGCTTCGACGGGGTCAAGGGCAAGATGACGGTCCGGGCCGAGGACCACGCGCTGCTTCAGCCGATGTTCCAGGTCAAGCTCTCCGGCTCGGGTACGGACTACACCGCGCAGTTGGTCAAGGCGCTGACCCCGGACGAGTGCGCGCCGCCGGCAGCGACGATGAAGGGCTGA
- a CDS encoding ABC transporter ATP-binding protein, whose product MTEPILAVDDLSVRISGLHILQGVSFTVPASGVTVLLGRNGVGKTTTLRAVLGLTPRNAELRGTVRSGARSLLGQPTHRLVREGFGYVPEDRCVFAGLTVAENLRLAEPRDTAPAYDRVYDLFPELDRRGRQRAGSLSGGQQQMLAIGRVLLRDNRLLLVDEPTKGLAPKVVTEVAEVLERVAERIPVLLVEQNLAVVRRLATDAVVLAAGRVAWTGNARELLLETALTRSLLGVGAHPAPPATERVELA is encoded by the coding sequence GTGACGGAGCCCATCCTTGCCGTGGACGACCTGTCGGTGCGGATCTCCGGGCTGCACATCCTGCAGGGCGTGTCGTTCACGGTGCCGGCCAGCGGGGTGACCGTGCTGCTCGGCCGCAACGGGGTCGGCAAGACCACCACGCTGCGGGCCGTCCTCGGCCTCACCCCGCGCAACGCGGAACTGCGCGGCACGGTCCGCTCCGGCGCCCGCAGCCTGCTCGGCCAGCCCACGCACCGGCTGGTCCGGGAGGGATTCGGGTACGTCCCGGAGGACCGCTGCGTGTTCGCCGGGCTCACCGTCGCGGAGAACCTGCGGCTGGCCGAACCCCGGGACACCGCACCGGCGTACGACCGGGTCTACGACCTGTTCCCGGAGCTGGACCGGCGCGGGCGGCAGCGGGCCGGTTCGCTCTCCGGCGGGCAGCAGCAGATGCTGGCGATCGGCCGGGTGCTGCTGCGGGACAACCGGCTGCTGCTGGTGGACGAGCCGACCAAGGGGCTGGCGCCGAAGGTGGTCACCGAGGTGGCCGAGGTGCTGGAGCGGGTCGCCGAGCGGATTCCCGTACTGCTGGTGGAGCAGAACCTGGCGGTCGTCCGGCGGTTGGCCACGGACGCCGTGGTGCTCGCGGCCGGCCGGGTGGCCTGGACCGGAAACGCCCGCGAGTTGCTGCTGGAGACGGCGCTGACCCGCTCGCTGCTGGGCGTGGGTGCGCATCCGGCCCCGCCGGCGACGGAGAGAGTGGAGCTGGCGTGA
- a CDS encoding helix-turn-helix domain-containing protein, with product MAWVPETPQAAFARFVRRAIDDARSDRGWTVTDLATHTGVGRSTVFRWLAGDWQDYPELAKVRGFCAALGVPVGAAFRALGLPDGDAAGSRAGRGAGARVDEDIRIILSRLADPRVAADEKRDIRDMLHYLARRPTRRAS from the coding sequence GTGGCTTGGGTGCCTGAGACGCCACAGGCGGCGTTCGCCCGCTTCGTCCGCCGGGCGATCGACGATGCCCGGTCCGACCGCGGCTGGACGGTCACCGACCTGGCCACGCACACCGGGGTGGGCCGCTCCACGGTCTTCCGCTGGCTGGCCGGCGACTGGCAGGACTACCCCGAGCTGGCCAAGGTCCGCGGCTTCTGCGCCGCCCTCGGCGTACCGGTGGGCGCCGCCTTCCGGGCCCTCGGCCTGCCCGACGGCGACGCCGCCGGCTCCCGGGCGGGTCGCGGCGCCGGCGCCCGGGTGGACGAGGACATCAGGATCATCCTGAGCCGGCTGGCCGACCCCCGGGTCGCCGCCGACGAGAAGCGGGACATCCGCGACATGTTGCACTATCTGGCCCGTCGGCCGACCCGCCGGGCGAGCTGA
- a CDS encoding branched-chain amino acid ABC transporter permease — MRPWLPLVGLVLFAILPYSTVDLPGVFDGPLNAPGTLQLLAICLVFGGLAAGYDLLFGRTGLLSFGHALYFAAGVYGTDVLVTRAGLPLWEAALLAVAGGTVLAGLLGAVALRTVGIAFAMVTLAFAQVGAILVARDFGGLTGGEEGLPLDVSGLPDALVGVANTANLYWLALAYLALVVFVVHRVSASPTGRVLAGLRDDERRVAVLGLDPYRFKLLSFTLAGGLASGGGVVYCLLVGGASPHITSSELTLSLLVMVVLGGPGTRWGPVLGGVVYTYLDHRLTAIGSSSAVASLPGVLRGPLSQPLFILGTLFILAVYFFPGGLAGLSHRMAARLEPIRRALLARPGRDPGSRR; from the coding sequence GTGCGGCCGTGGCTGCCGCTGGTCGGACTGGTCCTCTTCGCGATCCTGCCCTACTCCACGGTGGACCTGCCGGGCGTCTTCGACGGTCCGCTCAACGCCCCCGGCACCCTGCAACTGCTGGCCATCTGCCTGGTCTTCGGCGGCCTGGCGGCCGGCTACGACCTGCTGTTCGGCCGGACCGGGCTGCTGTCGTTCGGGCACGCGCTCTACTTCGCGGCCGGCGTGTACGGCACCGACGTGCTGGTCACCCGGGCCGGGTTGCCGCTGTGGGAGGCGGCGCTGCTGGCGGTGGCCGGCGGTACGGTGCTGGCCGGCCTGCTCGGTGCGGTGGCGCTGCGTACCGTCGGCATCGCGTTCGCGATGGTGACGCTGGCCTTCGCGCAGGTCGGCGCGATCCTGGTGGCCCGCGACTTCGGCGGGCTGACCGGCGGCGAGGAGGGACTCCCGCTGGACGTCTCCGGGCTGCCCGACGCGCTCGTGGGGGTGGCCAACACGGCCAACCTGTACTGGCTGGCGCTGGCGTACCTGGCCCTGGTGGTGTTCGTGGTGCACCGGGTCTCCGCCTCGCCCACCGGCCGGGTGCTGGCCGGACTGCGCGACGACGAGCGGCGGGTGGCGGTGCTCGGGCTCGACCCGTACCGGTTCAAGCTGCTGTCCTTCACCCTCGCCGGCGGCCTGGCCAGCGGCGGCGGCGTGGTCTACTGCCTGCTGGTCGGTGGCGCCTCGCCGCACATCACCTCGTCCGAGCTGACCCTGTCGCTGCTGGTCATGGTGGTGCTGGGCGGTCCCGGTACGCGGTGGGGGCCGGTCCTCGGCGGGGTCGTCTACACCTATCTCGACCACCGGCTGACCGCGATCGGCTCGTCCTCGGCGGTGGCCTCGTTGCCCGGTGTGCTGCGCGGCCCGCTGTCGCAGCCGCTGTTCATCCTCGGCACCCTGTTCATCCTGGCGGTCTACTTCTTCCCGGGCGGGCTGGCCGGGTTGTCGCACCGGATGGCCGCCCGGCTCGAACCGATCCGTCGCGCCCTGCTCGCGCGGCCCGGCCGCGACCCCGGCTCCCGGCGGTAG